In Elephas maximus indicus isolate mEleMax1 chromosome 4, mEleMax1 primary haplotype, whole genome shotgun sequence, a genomic segment contains:
- the RACGAP1 gene encoding rac GTPase-activating protein 1 isoform X2 produces MKAETERSALDVKLKHARNQVDVEIKRRQRAEADCEKLERQIQLIREMLMCDTSGSIQLSEEQKSALAFLNRGQPSSGNAGNKRLSTIDESGSILSDISFDKTDESLDWDSSLVKTFKLKKREKRRSNSRQFIDGPPGPIKKTRSIGSTVDQGNESIVAKTTVTVPNDGGPIEAVSTIETVPYWTRSRRKTGALQPWNSDSTLSSRQLEPRTETNSSSTPQSNGGMRLHDFVSKTVIKPESCVPCGKRIKFGKLSLKCRDCRVVSHPECRERCPLPCIPTLIGTPVKIGEGMLADFVSQTSPMIPSIVVHCVNEIEQRGLTEEGLYRISGCDRTVKELKEKFLRVKTVPLLSKVDDIHAICSLLKDFLRNLKEPLLTFRLNKTFMEAAEIPDEDNSIAAMYQAVGELPQANRDTLAFLMIHLQRVAQSPNTKMNVANLAKVFGPTIVAHAVPNPDPVTMLQDIKRQPKVVERLLSLPLEYWSQFMMVEQENIDPMHVIENSNAFSTPQTPDIKVSLLGPVTTPEHQLLKTPSSSSLSQRVRSTLTKNTPRFGSKSKSATNLGRQGNFFASPMLK; encoded by the exons ATGAAAGCAGAGACTGAGCGTAGTGCTCTGGATGTTAAGCTGAAGCACGCACGCAACCAGGTGGATGTAGAGATCAAACGGAGACAGCGAGCTGAGGCTGACTGCGAAAAGCTG GAACGGCAGATTCAGCTGATTCGAGAGATGCTCATGTGTGACACATCTGGCAGCATTCAACTAAGCGAAGAGCAAAAATCAGCTCTGGCTTTTCTCAACAGGGGCCAACCATCCAGTGGCAATGCTGGGAACAAAAG ACTGTCGACCATTGATGAATCTGGTTCCATTTTATCAGATATCAGCTTTGACAAGACTGATGAATCGCTG GATTGggattcttctttggtgaaaactTTCAAactgaagaagagagaaaagagg CGCTCTAATAGCCGACAGTTTATTGACGGTCCACCTGGACCTATAAAGAAAACGCGTTCCATTGGCTCCACGGTAGACCAG GGGAATGAATCCATAGTTGCAAAAACTACAGTGACTGTTCCCAATGATGGTGGGCCCATTGAAGCTGTGTCCACTATTGAGACTGTGCCATATTGGACCAGGAGCCGAAGGAAGACAG GTGCTTTACAACCTTGGAACAGTGACTCCACCCTGAGCAGCAGGCAGCTGGAGCCCAGAACTGAGACAAACAGTTCCAGCACACCACAGAGTAACGGAGGGATGCGCTTGCATGACTTTGTCTCTAAAACG GTTATTAAACCAGAATCTTGTGTTCCATGTGGAAAGCGGATAAAATTTGGCAAGCTATCCCTAAAGTGTCGAGACTGTCGTGTGGTCTCTCATCCAGAATGTCGGGAACGCTGTCCTCTTCCCTGCATTCCTACCCTGATAGGAACGCCTGTCAAGATAGGAGAG GGAATGCTGGCAGATTTTGTGTCTCAGACTTCTCCAATGATCCCCTCCATTGTTGTCCACTGTGTAAATGAGATTGAGCAGAGAGGACTGACTGAG GAAGGCCTGTATAGGATCTCAGGCTGTGACCGgacagtaaaagagctgaaagagAAATTCCTCCGAGTGAAAACTGTACCCCTCCTCAGCAAAGTGGATGACATCCATGCTATCTGTAGCCTCTTGAAAGACTTCCTTCGAAACCTCAAAGAACCACTTCTGACGTTTCGACTGAATaagacctttatggaagcagcag AAATCCCAGATGAGGACAACAGCATAGCTGCCATGTACCAGGCTGTGGGTGAACTGCCCCAAGCCAACAGGGACACATTAGCTTTTCTTATGATTCACTTGCAGAG AGTGGCTCAGAGTCCAAACACTAAAATGAATGTTGCCAATCTGGCTAAAGTTTTTGGCCCTACAATAGTTGCCCATGCTGTGCCCAATCCAGACCCAGTGACAATGTTACAGGACATCAAGCGTCAACCTAAG GTGGTAGAGCGCCTGCTTTCACTGCCACTGGAATACTGGAGTCAGTTTATGATGGTGGAGCAAGAGAACattgaccccatgcatgtcattgaaaactcaaatgccttttcaacaCCACAGACACCAGATATTAAAG TGAGTTTGCTGGGGCCTGTGACCACTCCTGAGCATCAACTCCTCAAGACTCCTTCGTCTAGCTCCCTGTCACAGAGAGTCCGCTCCACCCTCACCAAGAACACTCCCAG aTTTGGGAGCAAAAGCAAGTCTGCCACCAATCTAGGACGACAaggcaacttctttgcttctcCAATGCTCAAGTGA
- the RACGAP1 gene encoding rac GTPase-activating protein 1 isoform X1, which translates to MESTMLNLRNLFEQLVRRVEILSEGNELQFIQLAKDFEDFRRKWQRTDQELGKYKDLLMKAETERSALDVKLKHARNQVDVEIKRRQRAEADCEKLERQIQLIREMLMCDTSGSIQLSEEQKSALAFLNRGQPSSGNAGNKRLSTIDESGSILSDISFDKTDESLDWDSSLVKTFKLKKREKRRSNSRQFIDGPPGPIKKTRSIGSTVDQGNESIVAKTTVTVPNDGGPIEAVSTIETVPYWTRSRRKTGALQPWNSDSTLSSRQLEPRTETNSSSTPQSNGGMRLHDFVSKTVIKPESCVPCGKRIKFGKLSLKCRDCRVVSHPECRERCPLPCIPTLIGTPVKIGEGMLADFVSQTSPMIPSIVVHCVNEIEQRGLTEEGLYRISGCDRTVKELKEKFLRVKTVPLLSKVDDIHAICSLLKDFLRNLKEPLLTFRLNKTFMEAAEIPDEDNSIAAMYQAVGELPQANRDTLAFLMIHLQRVAQSPNTKMNVANLAKVFGPTIVAHAVPNPDPVTMLQDIKRQPKVVERLLSLPLEYWSQFMMVEQENIDPMHVIENSNAFSTPQTPDIKVSLLGPVTTPEHQLLKTPSSSSLSQRVRSTLTKNTPRFGSKSKSATNLGRQGNFFASPMLK; encoded by the exons atGGAGTCTACAATGCTGAATTTGCGGAATCTGTTTGAGCAGCTTGTGCGCCGGGTGGAGATTCTCAGTGAAGGAAATGAACTTC AATTTATCCAGTTGGCAAAGGACTTTGAGGATTTTCGTAGAAAATGGCAGAGAACAGACCAGGAGTTGGGGAAATACAAGGATCTTTTGATGAAAGCAGAGACTGAGCGTAGTGCTCTGGATGTTAAGCTGAAGCACGCACGCAACCAGGTGGATGTAGAGATCAAACGGAGACAGCGAGCTGAGGCTGACTGCGAAAAGCTG GAACGGCAGATTCAGCTGATTCGAGAGATGCTCATGTGTGACACATCTGGCAGCATTCAACTAAGCGAAGAGCAAAAATCAGCTCTGGCTTTTCTCAACAGGGGCCAACCATCCAGTGGCAATGCTGGGAACAAAAG ACTGTCGACCATTGATGAATCTGGTTCCATTTTATCAGATATCAGCTTTGACAAGACTGATGAATCGCTG GATTGggattcttctttggtgaaaactTTCAAactgaagaagagagaaaagagg CGCTCTAATAGCCGACAGTTTATTGACGGTCCACCTGGACCTATAAAGAAAACGCGTTCCATTGGCTCCACGGTAGACCAG GGGAATGAATCCATAGTTGCAAAAACTACAGTGACTGTTCCCAATGATGGTGGGCCCATTGAAGCTGTGTCCACTATTGAGACTGTGCCATATTGGACCAGGAGCCGAAGGAAGACAG GTGCTTTACAACCTTGGAACAGTGACTCCACCCTGAGCAGCAGGCAGCTGGAGCCCAGAACTGAGACAAACAGTTCCAGCACACCACAGAGTAACGGAGGGATGCGCTTGCATGACTTTGTCTCTAAAACG GTTATTAAACCAGAATCTTGTGTTCCATGTGGAAAGCGGATAAAATTTGGCAAGCTATCCCTAAAGTGTCGAGACTGTCGTGTGGTCTCTCATCCAGAATGTCGGGAACGCTGTCCTCTTCCCTGCATTCCTACCCTGATAGGAACGCCTGTCAAGATAGGAGAG GGAATGCTGGCAGATTTTGTGTCTCAGACTTCTCCAATGATCCCCTCCATTGTTGTCCACTGTGTAAATGAGATTGAGCAGAGAGGACTGACTGAG GAAGGCCTGTATAGGATCTCAGGCTGTGACCGgacagtaaaagagctgaaagagAAATTCCTCCGAGTGAAAACTGTACCCCTCCTCAGCAAAGTGGATGACATCCATGCTATCTGTAGCCTCTTGAAAGACTTCCTTCGAAACCTCAAAGAACCACTTCTGACGTTTCGACTGAATaagacctttatggaagcagcag AAATCCCAGATGAGGACAACAGCATAGCTGCCATGTACCAGGCTGTGGGTGAACTGCCCCAAGCCAACAGGGACACATTAGCTTTTCTTATGATTCACTTGCAGAG AGTGGCTCAGAGTCCAAACACTAAAATGAATGTTGCCAATCTGGCTAAAGTTTTTGGCCCTACAATAGTTGCCCATGCTGTGCCCAATCCAGACCCAGTGACAATGTTACAGGACATCAAGCGTCAACCTAAG GTGGTAGAGCGCCTGCTTTCACTGCCACTGGAATACTGGAGTCAGTTTATGATGGTGGAGCAAGAGAACattgaccccatgcatgtcattgaaaactcaaatgccttttcaacaCCACAGACACCAGATATTAAAG TGAGTTTGCTGGGGCCTGTGACCACTCCTGAGCATCAACTCCTCAAGACTCCTTCGTCTAGCTCCCTGTCACAGAGAGTCCGCTCCACCCTCACCAAGAACACTCCCAG aTTTGGGAGCAAAAGCAAGTCTGCCACCAATCTAGGACGACAaggcaacttctttgcttctcCAATGCTCAAGTGA